Proteins encoded together in one Triticum dicoccoides isolate Atlit2015 ecotype Zavitan chromosome 7B, WEW_v2.0, whole genome shotgun sequence window:
- the LOC119339331 gene encoding protein DETOXIFICATION 16-like, with translation MVSVMVVGHLGQLPLAGASLATSLANVTGYSLLTGMATAMDTLCGQAYGARLYHRLGVYKQRAMVVLSLACVPIVLIWANTARILVFLGQDPGISAVAGEYARWMIPSLVVYVPLQCHIRFLQSQSIVLPVTASSGTTALCHPLVCWLLVYKAGLGSKGAALSNAVSYGINLVILSLYVRLSSTCKNTWSGFSREAFKDLRQFTALAMPSAMMICLEWWSFEILVLLSGLLPNPQLETSVLSICLNTGALLYMVPLGLSSSISMRVSNELGAGHPEAAKLATRVVMYMALSVGLVLALTMVLLRNVWGYLYSNEQEIVTYISRMLPILGISYLIDGLHSSLSGVLTGSGKQNIGAAVNLGAFYLLGIPLAAMLAFVFHLNGMGLWLGIVSGSFTKLVLLTFIACRIDWEKEALKAQDRVLGSAHLLPVS, from the exons ATGGTGTCCGTCATGGTCGTCGGCCACCTCGGCCAGCTGCCCCTCGCCGGCGCCTCCCTCGCCACCTCCCTCGCCAACGTCACCGGCTACAGCCTCCTC ACTGGCATGGCGACGGCGATGGACACGCTCTGCGGCCAGGCCTACGGCGCGCGGCTGTACCACCGGCTCGGCGTCTACAAGCAGCGCGCCATGGTGGTGCTCTCGCTCGCCTGCGTCCCCATCGTCCTCATCTGGGCCAACACCGCCAGGATCCTGGTGTTCCTCGGCCAGGACCCGGGCATATCGGCCGTGGCCGGCGAGTACGCGCGGTGGATGATCCCGTCGCTCGTCGTGTACGTGCCGCTGCAGTGCCACATACGGTTCCTGCAGTCGCAGAGCATCGTCCTGCCCGTGACGGCCAGCTCCGGCACCACGGCGCTCTGCCACCCGCTCGTGTGCTGGCTGCTGGTGTACAAGGCCGGCCTGGGGAGCAAGGGCGCCGCGCTCAGCAACGCCGTCTCCTACGGCATCAATCTGGTCATACTGTCTCTGTACGTCAGGCTGTCGAGCACCTGCAAGAACACCTGGAGCGGCTTCTCCCGGGAGGCGTTCAAGGATCTGCGCCAGTTCACCGCGCTCGCCATGCCGTCCGCCATGATGATCTG CTTGGAGTGGTGGTCATTTGAAATCCTTGTGCTTCTCTCTGGGCTTCTGCCGAATCCTCAGCTTGAGACATCAGTGCTGTCAATATG CCTTAACACAGGGGCTCTGCTGTACATGGTACCACTTGGCCTTTCTTCTTCTATCAG CATGCGCGTCTCAAACGAACTTGGCGCTGGCCACCCAGAAGCAGCAAAGCTAGCGACGCGAGTGGTCATGTACATGGCCTTGTCTGTAGGATTGGTGTTAGCCCTGACCATGGTCTTGCTACGGAATGTTTGGGGGTACCTGTACAGCAATGAGCAGGAAATCGTCACATACATTTCAAGGATGCTGCCCATTCTCGGAATATCCTACTTGATAGATGGACTGCACAGTTCTCTTTCAG GCGTGCTTACCGGCAGTGGCAAGCAGAACATCGGCGCAGCAGTGAATCTCGGTGCGTTCTACCTGTTAGGCATTCCCTTGGCTGCGATGCTTGCGTTTGTCTTCCACCTAAACGGAATG GGTCTCTGGCTTGGCATCGTTTCCGGCAGCTTTACCAAACTGGTGCTGCTTACATTTATCGCATGCCGCATAGATTGGGAAAAGGAG GCACTAAAGGCACAGGACAGGGTCTTGGGCTCAGCTCACCTACTTCCAGTATCGTAG